GAGACCGGTCCACGGCCGGTGGCGTATGACCCCGCCCGCGCCGCCCTCGCCCCAGCAGTGCACGTCCAGGTCCGTGAGGGAGCGCAACTCCCGGACGAGGAACTCGACATGGACGCCCGCACCGCCGTACACGTCCGGCGGGTACTCCCGGGTCAGCAGTCCCACACGCACCCGCAACCCCCTGTCTCAGCGGCTGGTTCCCACATGGTCACCCAGATACGGCGGTTGCGGAAGACCACCCTGGTTCAGACGCGACCCGGCGGACGGTCGAAACAGCAGTCACCGCACAGGCCTGAGCCGGGCAGCCGGTAATAGAGGCAGCAGCTGCGGCGGCGGCCGGTGCTGGGGTCGAGCGTGCCCGCCAGGTCGGGATGGGCGAGCAGCCCGGCGGCCAGCGCGCGGGCCCGCTCCGCCACGTCCGTGCGGCCGCCCGTCCGTGCCCAGTGGTCGAGCATGCGCACGCTGCCCGCGAGTGCGGATCCCGCATTGCCCCACAGCAGCCGTGCGGAGAGGCGGTGCCGGGACCGTACGGCGGCCGCGAGCGGCACGAGGTGCCCCTCTCGCACGACCGCGTCGAGCGACTCGACGGGCAGCGCGCGCACCTCGCTCAGCCACAGGTCGTCGGGCGCGCTGCCATCGGGATTCCAGTGCAGCAGTCCCGGATCCAGATCGGGCACCTGCCCGTGGAGGGCGGCACAGCCGAGGGCGACGGACCAGAGCCGGGCCGCCAGGCCCTGGTGGGCGATGGACGCGGCGACGCGGAGTTCGGGCGCGCCAAGACTCCGGGCCACCTTGCGGACGCGGAAAGTCATCGGGTCGGCGAAGGCGTCGGCGGGGGCGTCCGACAGGGCGGGCGCGTACGCCTGTGCGAGGGTGGGCAGCGGGCCCCGCGGCGGCGCACCGGTGCGCAGTGCGAAGAAGCCGCCGAGGGCGCGAAGTGCGGCGAGTTCGGGGTCCAGATCCACGAAGGTCAGTAGTACCAAGGCCCCTAGGGGCTTCCACCAGGGGGGACGTATTCACTGTCACCCCTCTTGGGGAGGAGGGGAACCCGGCCGTACTCCATCGGCAGTATGACCCATTGCGTGCTCAGGTACGACGACGGGAAGAGCCTCGCACGGCATCGTGTTGACTATGGAAGCCGACCGTTCGCCGCGCCGGGCACCACACCCGCGCCCCACGCAGAGGAGCCGCTCATGAGCGCCCTCGCGTTGTCCGTACTCCTGTCGCTCGTCTCCGCCGTCGCGTACGCGGGCGGGGCGATCGTGCAGGAGCAGGTCGCCGTGTCCTCGCCGGGTCAGTCGTACGCGCCGCTGCGCCGGCTGGGCTGGTGGGCCGCCGTCCTGCTGAACGGTCTCGGAGGGCTGCTGCACGTGGTGGCGCTCGCCTACGGTCCCTTGAGTCTGGTCCAGCCGCTGGGCGCGCTGACCATCGTGTTCGCGCTGCCGATGGCGGCCCTGTTCGTGGGCCGCAGGGCCGGGGCGACCGCCTGGCGGGGCGCCGTCATGGCGACGGTGGGCCTGGCGGGCCTGTTGTCGCTGGTCGGTGCCTCCGACGCGCAGTCCCTGAGTGACGCCCAGCGTGTGATGGTGGCGCTGGTCACCGTCGGTGGAGTCGTGGCCCTGATGATCGCGGCCCGTGCCGCGCACCGTCATCCGGCGGTGCGCAGTGTGCTGCTCGCGGTCGCTTCCGGTGGCGCGTTCGGCATGTCGTCGGTGTTCACGAAGACGGTCGCCGTGGACTGGACGGACGGTGTCTCCCTCGCCGATGTGCCGAGCCTGGCGGTGATAGGCGTCTTCGCGACGGCCGGCATGCTGCTGTCGCAGGCCTCCTACCGGGGCGCCGGGCTCGCGGCGCCGCTCGCCACGCTGACGGTGGTGAACCCGATGGTGGCGGCCGCGGTGGGCATCACGATGTTCGGGGAGACCTTCCGCTACGGCACGACGGGCACCGTACTCGCCCTGGGCTGCGGTGTCGTCGCCACGGGCGGACTGATCCTGCTGACGACGGAGCGGATCAGCGGCGAGCAGCGTGCGGCGGCAAGGACCGGGGCTCTCGCCGCGGACGTCGCGGAGACCGTCGCCGAGCCGACGCCCGTCGAGGAGCTGCTGGCCTCGGTGCCCGCGCAGGCAATCGCCCCTGCCGAGGAGGACGTGTTCGTACCGGCTCCGGTCCGGGAGAACGTCGTGTACGAGGACTGGGAGCCGGCCGCCCACGGCACGCCGTCGTGCCCGTACGGCCCCTTCTACGGCGGACCGTTCGTGGTGTTGCCCGCCCTGGACCGGCAACACGCGCAGGTCAAGACCTGACCGGCCCCGCCCGTCGTCGTGGCGGGCGCCAGATCCGGCCGGGCCGGTCAGATCCTGACGCCGCGCGCCCGGAGATAGGCGACCGGATCGATGTCACTGCCGAAGCCGGGCCCCGTCCGCACCTCGAAGTGCAGATGCGGGCCCGTGCTGTTGCCCGTGGAGCCGGAACGGCCGATGCGCTGGCCGGCCCCCACGCTCTGCCCGTCCTTCACGGAGATCGCCGACAGATGGGCATACTGCGTGTAACGGCCGTCGGCGTGGCGGATCACCACCTGGTAGCCGAAGGAGCCGCCCCAGCCGGCGCTGACGACGTGCCCGGCCGCCACCGCCTTCACCGAGGTCCCGGTGGGCACGGGGAAGTCGACGCCGGTGTGGTAGCCCTTCGACCAGGACGAACCCGCGGCGTGGTACGGCGTGCCCATCGTGGCGCTCACCGGCGCGACCACGGAGTGGGTGGTGGCGGCCCGGTCCGAAGTGGGCTTCTCCTCGGACGTTTTACGAGTCCGCGTGGGCGTCGCAGCGGTGTGCGTCGGGGTCTTGGCCCGGAGATCCCGTAGATGCAGCCGCTGGCCCGGCAGGATCAGGTCCGGATCCGCGCCGACGGTCCTGCGGTTAGCAGCATACAGCCGCTGCCAACCGCCCTGGACGTGGTGGGAGTCGGCGATGCCGGAGAGTGTGTCGCCGCGCACGACCGTGTACATCTCGGCGGTTCCGGCCTGCGACTGGGGCGTTACGTGCGGTTGCACATCGCGGACGGAACGCTTGGCGGTCTGCGTGGCGGTGCCCGAGGTGTCGAGGTCGGGGGCGGCACCCCCGCGGGCGAGGCCGGCGTCGACGGAGCAGACCGGCCAGGCGCCGGGGCCCTGCCCCTTGAGGACCTTCTCGGCGACCGCGATCTGCTCGTCCTTGGTGGCCAGATCCGCGCGCCGGGCGTACGCCGTTCCGCCGTACGCCTGCCAAGTGGACTGCGTGAACTGCAGTCCCCCGTAGTAGCCGTTGCCGGTGTTGATGCTCCAGTTGTCGCTCGACTCGCAGGCGGCGACCTTGTTCCAGGTGTCCGCGTCGGCCGCGTGCGCGACACCGGCGCCGATCAGCGGGATCGCCATGCCGGCGCCGCCCGCCGTGACGGTGAGCGAGGCGCGGTTGATCCTTGTCGGCTGGTACCGGCGATGCCGGCCGCGTACGGCCATGGAGAGCCCCCTCCACTGCGTCAGGAGGGGAAAAAATAAGCGCTACGAACAGGCCATGACAAGACGGCAATCGGCCGCTCCATCGCGCCAACTGACCAGGAATCGCCTGGCGCGCCCAAATGTGCGGTGTGCGTACCGGCACGCCAGGATGGTCACCGGGCAATACTGACGAGCACGACCGGCACCACCCATTGAGGATGTCTTCAGGACCGAACCGGCACCGCCGATTCCAGGAATTCAGGACCTCCAGGACCTCTAGGAGCCAACCGCTATGAGCACTTCAGCCCAGATCGGCGTCACGGGTCTCGCGGTCATGGGCCGCAATCTCGCACGCAACTTCGCGCGCAACGGCTATACGGTCGCCCTGCACAACCGGACCGTGTCCCGCACGCACGACCTCGTGAAGGAATTCGGACACGAGGGCGACTTCGTGCCGACCGAGACCGCCGAGGATTTCGTGGCGGCGCTGGAGCGGCCCCGCCGTCTGATCATCATGGTGAAGGCGGGCGCGCCGACCGACGCGGTGATCCAGGAGTTCGCCCCGCTCCTGGAGCCCGGCGACATGATCATCGACGGTGGGAACGCGCACTTCGCGGATACCCGCCGCCGGGAGAAGGACCTGCGCGAACAGGGCATCCACTTCGTCGGCACCGGCATCTCCGGCGGCGAGGAGGGCGCGCTGCACGGACCGAGCATCATGCCGGGCGGCTCGAAGGAGTCGTACGCGTCGCTCGGGCCGATGCTGGAGAAGATCTCCGCGAAGGCGAAGGACGGGGCGCCCTGCGTCACGCACGTCGGCCCCGACGGCGCGGGCCACTTCGTGAAGATGGTCCACAACGGCATCGAGTACGCGGACATGCAGCTCATCGGCGAGGCGTACCAATTGCTGCGCGATGTCGCCGGCTACTCCCCCGCGCAGATCGCGGAGATCTTCCGCACCTGGAACACCGGCCGCCTGGACTCGTACCTGATCGAGATCACGGCGGAGGTGCTGTCGCACGTGGACGCGGCGACGGGCAAGCCGTTCGTGGACGTGGTCCTCGACCAGGCGGAACAGAAGGGAACGGGCCGCTGGACGGTACAGATCGCGCTCGACCTGGGGGTGCCGGTGTCCGGGATCGCGGAGGCGGTGTTCGCTCGCTCCCTCTCCGGGCACACGGCGCTGCGCGACGCCTCACGCGGGCTGGCCGGACCGAAGGCCGAACCGCTGGGCGAGGACGAGGCTGCGGCCTTCGCGGACCGCGTGGAACAGGCGCTGTACGCCTCGAAGATCGTGTCGTACACGCAGGGCTTCCATGAGATCGCGGCGGGCAGCGAGGAGTATGACTGGAACATCGACCTCGGCAAGGTGGCCTCCATCTGGCGCGGCGGCTGCATCATCCGGGCCGCCTTCCTGGACCGCATCCGCGCCGCGTACGACGCCCGCGCGGACCTGCCGAGCCTGCTGTCCGACGAGACCTTCGCGCAGGAGATCGCGGCGGCGCAGGACGACTGGCGCGAGGTCCTGGTCGCGGCCACCCGCCAGGGCGTGCCGGCGCCCGGTTTCTCCGCGGCACTCGCCTACTACGACGCCCTGCGCGCCGACCGCCTGCCCGCCGCGCTCACCCAGGGCCAGCGGGACTTCTTCGGGGCGCACACCTATCGGCGGACGGACCGCGCGGGCTCGTTCCACACGCTCTGGGGCGGGGACCGGTCGGAGGTCGAGGC
The Streptomyces sp. CGMCC 4.7035 DNA segment above includes these coding regions:
- the gndA gene encoding NADP-dependent phosphogluconate dehydrogenase, with amino-acid sequence MSTSAQIGVTGLAVMGRNLARNFARNGYTVALHNRTVSRTHDLVKEFGHEGDFVPTETAEDFVAALERPRRLIIMVKAGAPTDAVIQEFAPLLEPGDMIIDGGNAHFADTRRREKDLREQGIHFVGTGISGGEEGALHGPSIMPGGSKESYASLGPMLEKISAKAKDGAPCVTHVGPDGAGHFVKMVHNGIEYADMQLIGEAYQLLRDVAGYSPAQIAEIFRTWNTGRLDSYLIEITAEVLSHVDAATGKPFVDVVLDQAEQKGTGRWTVQIALDLGVPVSGIAEAVFARSLSGHTALRDASRGLAGPKAEPLGEDEAAAFADRVEQALYASKIVSYTQGFHEIAAGSEEYDWNIDLGKVASIWRGGCIIRAAFLDRIRAAYDARADLPSLLSDETFAQEIAAAQDDWREVLVAATRQGVPAPGFSAALAYYDALRADRLPAALTQGQRDFFGAHTYRRTDRAGSFHTLWGGDRSEVEA
- a CDS encoding (2Fe-2S)-binding protein, with amino-acid sequence MDLDPELAALRALGGFFALRTGAPPRGPLPTLAQAYAPALSDAPADAFADPMTFRVRKVARSLGAPELRVAASIAHQGLAARLWSVALGCAALHGQVPDLDPGLLHWNPDGSAPDDLWLSEVRALPVESLDAVVREGHLVPLAAAVRSRHRLSARLLWGNAGSALAGSVRMLDHWARTGGRTDVAERARALAAGLLAHPDLAGTLDPSTGRRRSCCLYYRLPGSGLCGDCCFDRPPGRV
- a CDS encoding DMT family transporter; this translates as MSALALSVLLSLVSAVAYAGGAIVQEQVAVSSPGQSYAPLRRLGWWAAVLLNGLGGLLHVVALAYGPLSLVQPLGALTIVFALPMAALFVGRRAGATAWRGAVMATVGLAGLLSLVGASDAQSLSDAQRVMVALVTVGGVVALMIAARAAHRHPAVRSVLLAVASGGAFGMSSVFTKTVAVDWTDGVSLADVPSLAVIGVFATAGMLLSQASYRGAGLAAPLATLTVVNPMVAAAVGITMFGETFRYGTTGTVLALGCGVVATGGLILLTTERISGEQRAAARTGALAADVAETVAEPTPVEELLASVPAQAIAPAEEDVFVPAPVRENVVYEDWEPAAHGTPSCPYGPFYGGPFVVLPALDRQHAQVKT
- a CDS encoding transglycosylase family protein; the protein is MAVRGRHRRYQPTRINRASLTVTAGGAGMAIPLIGAGVAHAADADTWNKVAACESSDNWSINTGNGYYGGLQFTQSTWQAYGGTAYARRADLATKDEQIAVAEKVLKGQGPGAWPVCSVDAGLARGGAAPDLDTSGTATQTAKRSVRDVQPHVTPQSQAGTAEMYTVVRGDTLSGIADSHHVQGGWQRLYAANRRTVGADPDLILPGQRLHLRDLRAKTPTHTAATPTRTRKTSEEKPTSDRAATTHSVVAPVSATMGTPYHAAGSSWSKGYHTGVDFPVPTGTSVKAVAAGHVVSAGWGGSFGYQVVIRHADGRYTQYAHLSAISVKDGQSVGAGQRIGRSGSTGNSTGPHLHFEVRTGPGFGSDIDPVAYLRARGVRI